A single window of Nicotiana tomentosiformis chromosome 1, ASM39032v3, whole genome shotgun sequence DNA harbors:
- the LOC104092315 gene encoding protein VACUOLELESS GAMETOPHYTES-like: MGREKGTGATSQGKQHFSHPHNLKLVNPTESETLSCNACEKPNNNNKPNFYGCNSCQYFLHENCLNAPRFLDHSSHPSHPLNLFPIPTYSSRSYTCKACGSNGNGFCFSCACCEFDIHLQCASCPSSILVDKHPHQLELLFGSPYDDKDITYVCDICNVIMNRDSWLYYCAGCDFASHLQCASTPEVGVFPIQQRSNPNRYRNTIPNPNATVEMINSVNDAHERLMAAQLESQIAARSRQAILDSIDGPSRRYSYY; this comes from the coding sequence ATGGGAAGAGAGAAAGGGACAGGTGCAACATCTCAAGGTAAACAACACTTCAGCCACCCCCACAACTTGAAACTGGTGAATCCAACAGAATCTGAAACTCTCAGTTGCAATGCTTGTGAAAAACCAAACAATAATAACAAGCCTAATTTCTATGGCTGCAATAGCTGCCAATACTTCCTCCATGAAAACTGCCTCAATGCTCCTCGTTTTCTCGACCACTCATCTCATCCTTCTCACCCCTTAAACCTTTTCCCTATTCCAACTTATTCAAGTCGTTCCTATACTTGCAAGGCTTGTGGCTCTAATGGCAATGGATTTTGCTTTAGTTGTGCTTGTTGCGAATTTGATATTCATTTGCAGTGTGCATCTTGTCCAAGTTCAATACTTGTTGACAAACACCCACATCAGTTGGAGCTCCTCTTCGGTTCTCCTTACGATGATAAGGATATCACATATGTTTGTGATATTTGCAACGTCATAATGAATAGGGACAGTTGGTTGTACTATTGCGCTGGTTGTGATTTTGCATCGCACTTACAGTGTGCAAGTACTCCTGAAGTTGGCGTTTTCCCCATACAGCAACGTTCAAATCCAAATCGATACCGGAATACAATTCCAAATCCAAATGCAACAGTGGAGATGATAAATTCAGTTAATGATGCTCATGAGCGGCTAATGGCAGCTCAACTTGAATCTCAGATTGCGGCACGATCACGACAGGCTATTCTGGACTCCATTGACGGGCCATCACGACGATACTCTTACTACTAA